One window of the Peptacetobacter hiranonis genome contains the following:
- a CDS encoding ABC transporter permease: MRVNILKGTYLEFKKMKKKKVLIIALLFTLVTIVWTMAVSNNFYSRGETSPSDMWLYGLTSIAQINALLSPIFLSITASKVSEIEHRGATLKILLTRQSRANLYASKFVYCEIVATLCTLVQFLGFIAVTYFSDFFEAVPVSLMIQSILAVIVVNTMLIAIFLLVCISIKNQVYGVGSGLLLGLLGIISMLFPRNIAMFIPSYYYMDLIPARMIMGAKRIIGFEVLPFDLTTTGIVIVFSLLLIVIGLMLFNRKEV, translated from the coding sequence ATGAGAGTCAATATATTAAAAGGGACATATCTTGAATTTAAAAAGATGAAAAAGAAAAAGGTGCTTATCATAGCATTGTTGTTTACTTTGGTAACAATAGTTTGGACTATGGCTGTATCAAATAACTTTTATTCTAGAGGGGAAACATCTCCTAGTGATATGTGGCTATATGGTTTAACTTCGATAGCGCAGATAAACGCACTACTTTCACCAATTTTCTTATCTATAACAGCATCTAAAGTATCTGAAATAGAGCATAGAGGAGCAACCTTAAAGATTTTACTTACTAGACAGAGTAGAGCAAATTTATACGCATCAAAATTTGTGTACTGCGAAATAGTAGCTACTTTATGTACATTAGTACAGTTTTTAGGGTTTATTGCAGTTACATATTTCTCTGACTTCTTTGAAGCTGTACCAGTTTCACTAATGATACAATCTATACTTGCTGTAATAGTAGTAAATACAATGCTTATAGCGATATTTTTATTAGTTTGTATTTCTATAAAAAATCAGGTATATGGTGTTGGTTCTGGACTACTTTTAGGATTATTGGGAATAATATCTATGCTGTTTCCGAGAAATATAGCGATGTTTATTCCAAGCTATTATTATATGGATTTAATTCCTGCGAGAATGATTATGGGTGCTAAAAGAATAATAGGATTTGAAGTATTGCCATTTGATTTAACTACAACAGGAATAGTGATAGTATTTAGTTTATTGTTGATAGTTATTGGATTGATGTTATTCAATAGAAAAGAGGTGTAG